One Gadus chalcogrammus isolate NIFS_2021 chromosome 4, NIFS_Gcha_1.0, whole genome shotgun sequence DNA segment encodes these proteins:
- the LOC130380276 gene encoding uncharacterized protein LOC130380276 isoform X2, which produces MMGIWCFKITFMYHHMLLHVATRWILMLIESIFRSGAVVSCQDVLSNPVVELTVRPGENVTLYCDCNQTTNVNIVWYRNCSHENQPTLSLNWKDRAEGIFDYGEDGGNFFHLNMMFNDSSNSYDLLIKNINDSHLGLYYCGTEELNGEKGNKKEYIYTYGKIITRILFDIPLDAGAVDPAAPECGQCWMLLGILCPCSAFLLSLLSSLVVYLRCRRKDLHVAQTSPSSRDVTSIRNQDEVGLCYATLDIPLRSQRPKKKRVQPSEFSTYSAINTKRM; this is translated from the exons ATGATGGGTATTTGGTGTtttaaaatcacatttatgtATCATCATATGTTGCTCCATGTTGCTACACGTTGGATCTTAATGCTAATTGAAAGTATTTTTCGTTCAGGTGCTGTTGTGTCCTGTCAGGACGTACTCTCTAACCCAGTAGTGGAGCTGACCGTGAGGCCAGGGGAAAACGTTACTCTATACTGTGACTGTAACCAAACAACTAATGTAAATATTGTTTGGTACAGGAACTGTTCTCATGAAAATCAGCCAACACTATCTCTGAATTGGAAGGACAGAGCTGAAGGCATTTTTGATTATGGCGAGGATGGAGGAAATTTCTTCCATTTAAATATGATGTTTAACGATTCGTCAAACTCATACGACTTACTGATTAAGAACATCAATGATTCTCACCTTGGTCTCTACTACTGTGGAACTGAAGAACTGAATGGGGAAAAAGGAAACAAGAAAGAATATATCTACACGTATGGTAAAATAATCACAAGGATTTTGTTTG ATATCCCTTTAGATGCCGGTGCTGTAGACCCTGCTGCTCCAGAGTGTGGACAGTGTTGGATGCTGCTGGGCATCCTGTGTCCCTGCTctgcttttctcctctccctcctctcatccttgGTCGTCTACCTCCGCTGCAGAAGGAAAG ACCTCCATGTTGCTCAGACATCACCCAGCAGTAGAGATGTAACATCAATCAGGAACCAG GATGAAGTTGGCCTGTGTTACGCTACACTGGATATCCCTCTACGTTCTCAGAGACCTAAAAAGAAGAGAGTCCAACCCTCAGAGTTCAGCACCTACTCAGCCATCAATACTAAGAGGATGTGA
- the LOC130380277 gene encoding uncharacterized protein LOC130380277 isoform X2 — protein MKVSNVFTPPQIIMMSWTYVFLPVILGAVVSCQDVLSNPVVELTVRPGENVTLYCDCKLTTNVNLVWYRNCSHENQPTLSLNWKDRDQGIFGYGKDGGNFFHLNILWNASSNSYDLLIKNITDSHLGLYYCGTEKLNGEKGNKKECIYTYGKIITRILFDIPLDAGAGDPAAPDCGQCWMLLVTLCPSSALLSLFLYFLCSHMVRAGKHPGISQETRPLTPRHEEENYSRVFYAVLETPHHKGSHSFFARSTSGL, from the exons ATGAAAGTATCAAATGTCTTCACTCCTCCACAGATCATCATGATGAGCTGGACGTATGTCTTTCTTCCCGTCATCTTGG GTGCTGTTGTGTCCTGTCAGGACGTACTCTCTAACCCAGTAGTGGAGCTGACCGTGAGACCAGGAGAAAACGTTACTCTATACTGTGACTGTAAACTCACAACTAATGTAAATCTTGTTTGGTACAGGAACTGTTCTCATGAAAATCAGCCAACACTATCTCTGAATTGGAAGGACAGAGATCAAGGCATTTTTGGTTATGGCAAGGATGGAGGAAATTTCTTCCATTTAAATATTCTGTGGAACGCTTCGTCAAACTCATACGACTTACTGATTAAGAACATTACTGATTCTCACCTTGGTCTCTACTACTGTGGAACTGAAAAACTGAATGGGGAAAAAGGAAACAAGAAAGAATGTATCTACACCTATGGTAAAATAATCACAAGGATTTTGTTTG ATATCCCTTTAGATGCTGGTGCTGGAGACCCTGCTGCTCCAGACTGTGGACAGTGCTGGATGCTGCTGGTCACCCTGTGCccgtcctctgctctcctctctttgtTCCTCTACTTCCTCTGCAGTCACATGG TTCGTGCCGGAAAACACCCTGGCATCTCTCAGGAAACCAGGCCTTTAACACCACGACATGAG GAGGAAAACTACAGCCGAGTGTTTTATGCTGTGTTGGAAACTCCACACCACAAAGGATCTCACAGCTTCTTCGCCCGCAGTACGAGTGGGCTTTGA
- the LOC130380276 gene encoding uncharacterized protein LOC130380276 isoform X1 produces the protein MMGIWCFKITFMYHHMLLHVATRWILMLIESIFRSGAVVSCQDVLSNPVVELTVRPGENVTLYCDCNQTTNVNIVWYRNCSHENQPTLSLNWKDRAEGIFDYGEDGGNFFHLNMMFNDSSNSYDLLIKNINDSHLGLYYCGTEELNGEKGNKKEYIYTYGKIITRILFDIPLDAGAVDPAAPECGQCWMLLGILCPCSAFLLSLLSSLVVYLRCRRKDEDLHVAQTSPSSRDVTSIRNQDEVGLCYATLDIPLRSQRPKKKRVQPSEFSTYSAINTKRM, from the exons ATGATGGGTATTTGGTGTtttaaaatcacatttatgtATCATCATATGTTGCTCCATGTTGCTACACGTTGGATCTTAATGCTAATTGAAAGTATTTTTCGTTCAGGTGCTGTTGTGTCCTGTCAGGACGTACTCTCTAACCCAGTAGTGGAGCTGACCGTGAGGCCAGGGGAAAACGTTACTCTATACTGTGACTGTAACCAAACAACTAATGTAAATATTGTTTGGTACAGGAACTGTTCTCATGAAAATCAGCCAACACTATCTCTGAATTGGAAGGACAGAGCTGAAGGCATTTTTGATTATGGCGAGGATGGAGGAAATTTCTTCCATTTAAATATGATGTTTAACGATTCGTCAAACTCATACGACTTACTGATTAAGAACATCAATGATTCTCACCTTGGTCTCTACTACTGTGGAACTGAAGAACTGAATGGGGAAAAAGGAAACAAGAAAGAATATATCTACACGTATGGTAAAATAATCACAAGGATTTTGTTTG ATATCCCTTTAGATGCCGGTGCTGTAGACCCTGCTGCTCCAGAGTGTGGACAGTGTTGGATGCTGCTGGGCATCCTGTGTCCCTGCTctgcttttctcctctccctcctctcatccttgGTCGTCTACCTCCGCTGCAGAAGGAAAG ATGAAGACCTCCATGTTGCTCAGACATCACCCAGCAGTAGAGATGTAACATCAATCAGGAACCAG GATGAAGTTGGCCTGTGTTACGCTACACTGGATATCCCTCTACGTTCTCAGAGACCTAAAAAGAAGAGAGTCCAACCCTCAGAGTTCAGCACCTACTCAGCCATCAATACTAAGAGGATGTGA
- the cdk9 gene encoding cyclin-dependent kinase 9 has translation MQREKTSNAAAAAAAAEKPDREAAIMSKYYDGVEFPFCDEFSKYEKLAKIGQGTFGEVFKAKHRQTTKKVALKKVLMENEKEGFPITALREIKILQLLKHENVVNLIEICRTKATQFNRYKGSIYLVFDFCEHDLAGLLSNANVKFTLAEIKKVMQMLLNGLYYIHRNKILHRDMKAANVLITRDGVLKLADFGLARAFSLAKGSQGNRYTNRVVTLWYRPPELLLGERDYGPPIDLWGAGCIMAEMWTRSPIMQGNTEQHQLTLISQLCGSITADVWPEVDKKYELYQKMELPKGQKRKVKDRLKAYVKDPYALDLIDKLLVLDPGQRIDSDDALNHDFFWSDPMPSDLKNMLSTHNTSMFEYLAPPRRRGHMPQQQPNQNRNPATTSQTEFDRVF, from the exons ATGCAACGAGAAAAGACAAGCAATGCGGCTGCCGCCGCTGCGGCCGCTGAGAA GCCCGACCGAGAGGCCGCCATCATGTCCAAATACTACGACGGCGTGGAATTCCCTTTCTGCGACGAGTTCTCAAAATATGAAAAGCTGGCTAAAATTGGACAGGGGACATTTGG AGAAGTATTCAAAGCAAAGCACCGGCAGACTACGAAAAAAGTTGCCCTGAAGAAGGTTCTCATGGAAAACGAGAAAGAAGGG TTTCCAATCACAGCTCTGAGGGAAATCAAGATCCTACAACTGCTGAAACATGAAAACGTAGTGAATCTGATTGAAATCTGCCGAACCAAAG CCACTCAGTTCAACAGATACAAAGGCAGCATCTACCTGGTGTTTGACTTCTGTGAGCATGACCTGGCTGGGCTGCTGAGCAACGCCAATGTAAAGTTCACCTTGGCAGAAATCAAGAAGGTCATGCAGATGTTGCTCAATGGCCTTTATTACATCCACAGGAACAAG ATCCTCCACAGAGACATGAAGGCGGCCAACGTGCTGATCACCAGGGACGGCGTGCTGAAGCTGGCTGACTTTGGCCTGGCCCGAGCCTTCAGCCTGGCCAAGGGGAGCCAGGGGAACCGCTACACCAACCGCGTGGTCACCCTGTGGTACCGGCCGCCAGAGCTGCTGCTAG GCGAGCGGGACTACGGGCCGCCCATCGACCTGTGGGGCGCCGGCTGTATCATGGCCGAGATGTGGACCAGGAGTCCCATCATGCAGGGCAACACAGAGCAGCACCAGCTCACGCTAATCAGCCAGCTGTGTGGCTCCATCACCGCTGAC GTGTGGCCAGAGGTGGACAAGAAGTACGAGCTCTACCAGAAGATGGAGCTGCCCAAGGGCCAGAAGCGCAAGGTGAAGGACCGGCTGAAGGCCTACGTCAAGGACCCGTACGCCCTGGACCTGATCGACAAGCTGCTGGTGCTGGACCCGGGGCAGCGCATCGACAGCGACGACGCGCTCAACCACGACTTCTTCTGGTCGGACCCCATGCCGTCGGACCTGAAGAACATGCTGTCCACGCACAACACCTCCATGTTTGAGTacctggccccgccccgccGAAGGGGTCacatgccccagcagcagcccaaTCAGAACCGGAACCCGGCCACCACCAGCCAGACTGAGTTCGATCGGGTGTTTTAG
- the LOC130381844 gene encoding uncharacterized protein LOC130381844 isoform X3, with the protein MGVMKVSNVFTPPQIIMMSWTYVFLPVILGAVVSCQDVLSNPVVEQTVRPGENVTLYCDCKLTTNVNIVWYRNCSHENQPTLSLNWKDRDNGIFEYEENGTNFFHLNILWNASSNSYDLLIKNITDSHLGLYYCGTEELNGEKGNKKEYIYTYGKIITRILFVIPLDAGAGDPAAPDPAAPDPAAPDCGQCWMLLVILCPSSALLLSLLSSLVVYLRCRRKDEDLHVAQTSPSSRDVTSIRNQDEDGLCYATLDIPLCSQRPKKKRVQPSEFSTYSAINTKRM; encoded by the exons ATGGGTGTGATGAAAGTATCAAATGTCTTCACTCCTCCACAGATCATCATGATGAGCTGGACGTATGTCTTTCTTCCCGTCATCTTGG GTGCTGTTGTGTCCTGTCAGGACGTACTCTCTAACCCAGTAGTGGAGCAGACCGTGAGACCAGGAGAAAACGTTACTCTATACTGTGACTGTAAACTCACAACTAATGTAAACATCGTTTGGTACAGGAACTGTTCTCATGAAAATCAGCCAACACTATCTCTGAATTGGAAGGACAGAGATAATGGAATTTTTGAATATGAAGAGAATGGAACAAACTTTTTCCATTTAAATATTCTGTGGAACGCTTCGTCAAACTCATACGACTTACTGATTAAGAACATCACTGATTCTCACCTTGGTCTCTACTACTGTGGAACTGAAGAACTGAACGGGGAAAAAGGAAACAAGAAAGAATATATCTACACCTATGGTAAAATAATCACAAGGATTTTGTTTG TTATCCCTTTAGATGCCGGTGCTGGAGACCCTGCTGCTCCAGACCCTGCTGCTCCAGACCCTGCTGCTCCAGACTGTGGACAGTGCTGGATGCTGCTGGTCATCCTGTgtccctcctctgctcttctcctctccctcctctcatccttgGTCGTCTACCTCCGCTGCAGAAGGAAAG ATGAAGACCTCCATGTTGCTCAGACATCACCCAGCAGTAGAGATGTAACATCAATCAGGAACCAG GATGAAGATGGCCTGTGTTACGCTACACTGGATATCCCTCTATGTTCTCAGAGACCTAAAAAGAAGAGAGTCCAACCCTCAGAGTTCAGCACCTACTCAGCCATCAATACTAAGAGGATGTGA
- the LOC130380277 gene encoding uncharacterized protein LOC130380277 isoform X1 produces the protein MKVSNVFTPPQIIMMSWTYVFLPVILGAVVSCQDVLSNPVVELTVRPGENVTLYCDCKLTTNVNLVWYRNCSHENQPTLSLNWKDRDQGIFGYGKDGGNFFHLNILWNASSNSYDLLIKNITDSHLGLYYCGTEKLNGEKGNKKECIYTYGKIITRILFDIPLDAGAGDPAAPDCGQCWMLLVTLCPSSALLSLFLYFLCSHMASVSVRAGKHPGISQETRPLTPRHEEENYSRVFYAVLETPHHKGSHSFFARSTSGL, from the exons ATGAAAGTATCAAATGTCTTCACTCCTCCACAGATCATCATGATGAGCTGGACGTATGTCTTTCTTCCCGTCATCTTGG GTGCTGTTGTGTCCTGTCAGGACGTACTCTCTAACCCAGTAGTGGAGCTGACCGTGAGACCAGGAGAAAACGTTACTCTATACTGTGACTGTAAACTCACAACTAATGTAAATCTTGTTTGGTACAGGAACTGTTCTCATGAAAATCAGCCAACACTATCTCTGAATTGGAAGGACAGAGATCAAGGCATTTTTGGTTATGGCAAGGATGGAGGAAATTTCTTCCATTTAAATATTCTGTGGAACGCTTCGTCAAACTCATACGACTTACTGATTAAGAACATTACTGATTCTCACCTTGGTCTCTACTACTGTGGAACTGAAAAACTGAATGGGGAAAAAGGAAACAAGAAAGAATGTATCTACACCTATGGTAAAATAATCACAAGGATTTTGTTTG ATATCCCTTTAGATGCTGGTGCTGGAGACCCTGCTGCTCCAGACTGTGGACAGTGCTGGATGCTGCTGGTCACCCTGTGCccgtcctctgctctcctctctttgtTCCTCTACTTCCTCTGCAGTCACATGG CTTCTGTTTCAGTTCGTGCCGGAAAACACCCTGGCATCTCTCAGGAAACCAGGCCTTTAACACCACGACATGAG GAGGAAAACTACAGCCGAGTGTTTTATGCTGTGTTGGAAACTCCACACCACAAAGGATCTCACAGCTTCTTCGCCCGCAGTACGAGTGGGCTTTGA
- the LOC130381844 gene encoding uncharacterized protein LOC130381844 isoform X2, with the protein MMGIWCFKITFIYHHMFLHVAAHLILIIIESIFRSGAVVSCQDVLSNPVVEQTVRPGENVTLYCDCKLTTNVNIVWYRNCSHENQPTLSLNWKDRDNGIFEYEENGTNFFHLNILWNASSNSYDLLIKNITDSHLGLYYCGTEELNGEKGNKKEYIYTYGKIITRILFVIPLDAGAGDPAAPDPAAPDPAAPDCGQCWMLLVILCPSSALLLSLLSSLVVYLRCRRKDLHVAQTSPSSRDVTSIRNQDEDGLCYATLDIPLCSQRPKKKRVQPSEFSTYSAINTKRM; encoded by the exons ATGATGGGTATTTGGTGTTTTAAAATCACATTTATATATCATCATATGTTCCTCCATGTTGCTGCACATTTGATCTTAATAATAATTGAAAGTATTTTTCGTTCAGGTGCTGTTGTGTCCTGTCAGGACGTACTCTCTAACCCAGTAGTGGAGCAGACCGTGAGACCAGGAGAAAACGTTACTCTATACTGTGACTGTAAACTCACAACTAATGTAAACATCGTTTGGTACAGGAACTGTTCTCATGAAAATCAGCCAACACTATCTCTGAATTGGAAGGACAGAGATAATGGAATTTTTGAATATGAAGAGAATGGAACAAACTTTTTCCATTTAAATATTCTGTGGAACGCTTCGTCAAACTCATACGACTTACTGATTAAGAACATCACTGATTCTCACCTTGGTCTCTACTACTGTGGAACTGAAGAACTGAACGGGGAAAAAGGAAACAAGAAAGAATATATCTACACCTATGGTAAAATAATCACAAGGATTTTGTTTG TTATCCCTTTAGATGCCGGTGCTGGAGACCCTGCTGCTCCAGACCCTGCTGCTCCAGACCCTGCTGCTCCAGACTGTGGACAGTGCTGGATGCTGCTGGTCATCCTGTgtccctcctctgctcttctcctctccctcctctcatccttgGTCGTCTACCTCCGCTGCAGAAGGAAAG ACCTCCATGTTGCTCAGACATCACCCAGCAGTAGAGATGTAACATCAATCAGGAACCAG GATGAAGATGGCCTGTGTTACGCTACACTGGATATCCCTCTATGTTCTCAGAGACCTAAAAAGAAGAGAGTCCAACCCTCAGAGTTCAGCACCTACTCAGCCATCAATACTAAGAGGATGTGA
- the LOC130380276 gene encoding uncharacterized protein LOC130380276 isoform X3: MGVMKVSNVFTPPQSIMMSWTYVFLPVILGAVVSCQDVLSNPVVELTVRPGENVTLYCDCNQTTNVNIVWYRNCSHENQPTLSLNWKDRAEGIFDYGEDGGNFFHLNMMFNDSSNSYDLLIKNINDSHLGLYYCGTEELNGEKGNKKEYIYTYGKIITRILFDIPLDAGAVDPAAPECGQCWMLLGILCPCSAFLLSLLSSLVVYLRCRRKDEDLHVAQTSPSSRDVTSIRNQDEVGLCYATLDIPLRSQRPKKKRVQPSEFSTYSAINTKRM; this comes from the exons ATGGGTGTGATGAAAGTATCAAATGTCTTCACTCCTCCACAGAGCATCATGATGAGCTGGACGTATGTCTTTCTTCCCGTCATCTTGG GTGCTGTTGTGTCCTGTCAGGACGTACTCTCTAACCCAGTAGTGGAGCTGACCGTGAGGCCAGGGGAAAACGTTACTCTATACTGTGACTGTAACCAAACAACTAATGTAAATATTGTTTGGTACAGGAACTGTTCTCATGAAAATCAGCCAACACTATCTCTGAATTGGAAGGACAGAGCTGAAGGCATTTTTGATTATGGCGAGGATGGAGGAAATTTCTTCCATTTAAATATGATGTTTAACGATTCGTCAAACTCATACGACTTACTGATTAAGAACATCAATGATTCTCACCTTGGTCTCTACTACTGTGGAACTGAAGAACTGAATGGGGAAAAAGGAAACAAGAAAGAATATATCTACACGTATGGTAAAATAATCACAAGGATTTTGTTTG ATATCCCTTTAGATGCCGGTGCTGTAGACCCTGCTGCTCCAGAGTGTGGACAGTGTTGGATGCTGCTGGGCATCCTGTGTCCCTGCTctgcttttctcctctccctcctctcatccttgGTCGTCTACCTCCGCTGCAGAAGGAAAG ATGAAGACCTCCATGTTGCTCAGACATCACCCAGCAGTAGAGATGTAACATCAATCAGGAACCAG GATGAAGTTGGCCTGTGTTACGCTACACTGGATATCCCTCTACGTTCTCAGAGACCTAAAAAGAAGAGAGTCCAACCCTCAGAGTTCAGCACCTACTCAGCCATCAATACTAAGAGGATGTGA
- the LOC130381844 gene encoding uncharacterized protein LOC130381844 isoform X1, with amino-acid sequence MMGIWCFKITFIYHHMFLHVAAHLILIIIESIFRSGAVVSCQDVLSNPVVEQTVRPGENVTLYCDCKLTTNVNIVWYRNCSHENQPTLSLNWKDRDNGIFEYEENGTNFFHLNILWNASSNSYDLLIKNITDSHLGLYYCGTEELNGEKGNKKEYIYTYGKIITRILFVIPLDAGAGDPAAPDPAAPDPAAPDCGQCWMLLVILCPSSALLLSLLSSLVVYLRCRRKDEDLHVAQTSPSSRDVTSIRNQDEDGLCYATLDIPLCSQRPKKKRVQPSEFSTYSAINTKRM; translated from the exons ATGATGGGTATTTGGTGTTTTAAAATCACATTTATATATCATCATATGTTCCTCCATGTTGCTGCACATTTGATCTTAATAATAATTGAAAGTATTTTTCGTTCAGGTGCTGTTGTGTCCTGTCAGGACGTACTCTCTAACCCAGTAGTGGAGCAGACCGTGAGACCAGGAGAAAACGTTACTCTATACTGTGACTGTAAACTCACAACTAATGTAAACATCGTTTGGTACAGGAACTGTTCTCATGAAAATCAGCCAACACTATCTCTGAATTGGAAGGACAGAGATAATGGAATTTTTGAATATGAAGAGAATGGAACAAACTTTTTCCATTTAAATATTCTGTGGAACGCTTCGTCAAACTCATACGACTTACTGATTAAGAACATCACTGATTCTCACCTTGGTCTCTACTACTGTGGAACTGAAGAACTGAACGGGGAAAAAGGAAACAAGAAAGAATATATCTACACCTATGGTAAAATAATCACAAGGATTTTGTTTG TTATCCCTTTAGATGCCGGTGCTGGAGACCCTGCTGCTCCAGACCCTGCTGCTCCAGACCCTGCTGCTCCAGACTGTGGACAGTGCTGGATGCTGCTGGTCATCCTGTgtccctcctctgctcttctcctctccctcctctcatccttgGTCGTCTACCTCCGCTGCAGAAGGAAAG ATGAAGACCTCCATGTTGCTCAGACATCACCCAGCAGTAGAGATGTAACATCAATCAGGAACCAG GATGAAGATGGCCTGTGTTACGCTACACTGGATATCCCTCTATGTTCTCAGAGACCTAAAAAGAAGAGAGTCCAACCCTCAGAGTTCAGCACCTACTCAGCCATCAATACTAAGAGGATGTGA